The nucleotide window gcagagagacgagagcGTGAGAAAATTCAcattgatcagtcatggaaataaaagtgctgaaaaaaatgttggctcactatttacAAAGAAGATtgagaacaagctataggatgaaaCATACCGGAGATTTTgcgcaggtacagccgactagcacTAGCTACGGCTGACTAGCAATTAATTTAAGAAAAATCTGGAGTCAAGTATCGATATAATAGTCAAAACTAAATTTGCAATATGTAATTGTATCGATTCTCTCCCCATCACTTCTTTGTATTcaaatattttatttcacctttctttaaccaggtaggatggttgagaacaagttctcatttacaactgcgacctggccaagataaagtaaagcagtgtgacacaaacaacagagttacacatgggataaacaaacgtacagccaataacacaatagaaaagtctatatacagtgtgtgcaaatgaaataAGATTaggaaggcaataaataggccctaaTGGCGAAATAATTCAAATGTAGCATtagtggagtgatagatgagcagaagatgaatgtgcaagtggagatactggtgtgcaaaggagcaaaaaaaatgaataacaatatggggatgaggtagttgggtgggctatttacagatgggctgtgtatagGTGCGCAGACAGCTAATGCTTAAAGTAAGTGAGGGAGATTTAAATTTAAGTGTCCAGCTTCAGtcatttttgcaatttgttccagtcattggcagcagagaactggaaggaaaggtggagAGCATACATGTcacggtagtgggtagtatatgaggctttggtgacaaaacggatggcactgtgataagaCTACATCCAGTTTACTGAATAGTGTTCgatgctattttgtaaatgacatcgccgaagtcaaggatcggatagtcagttttacgagggtatatttgggggcatgagtgaaggaggcgttgttgcgaaataggatgcCGATTGGATTGGACTTCTCACTGTCAGAGAACAAATGGAACAGGATCAACAGATGTCAGAAGGGTAATTCCCTGGCTTTTTTCCTGACTTGACATGTAGAGCAGTGTTTCACACAGAAAAAGATAACAGTCCATGGCAATAACGTAACAGAGAAGTGGGAAGCAAAACCATTTGAGAGGAAAGTCAAAAGTACCATGTCTAGTTGTGGGAAGGCTGCCCGACCCTTGACCTCCAGTACATCCTCCATCCTGTGTGCGCTGTCAACCAGAGTTGTCTGCATCGCCTTGGAAGCAGCTTCAGGGAACAGCTGACATAGACCATACAGCTGCCTGGAGAGCagcagggagagacagaacaaACCAGCACTATCACGATCAATACACCTGGCAGTCAAATCCTAAAGCATATCAAAACTAGAGAGTGTTACTCACGGTATCATTTTGTCTATGGTGGAAAGTTCCGGTGGACTCCTGGAAGCCAATGCGCCCACATACTCCAGCAAAAAGCCAAATAATTTCTGAAAGAGGAAGCGAGAAATCCACAGCAGTTGAATCAAATAACTATTTTGATCCCTAGCAAAACATCTGCATATCAGTTAACAATTCCATCTTGTGATTCAGGCTGAACACTACTGACTTGTAGCTTGAGTTTGTTCCCCACAGCCAGACTGGGATGGTTACACTTCTGTGTCCTGGCAAGGATGATACACTGGTGGTCAGCAGGATGACCCTGCAGTAGGCTCTTCAGGTCACTGTAGCTCTCTGGAGCTGGGAGGggcaagggggagagaaggacatTGGACATGGGTGGAGAAGGCAGACAAGACAATGATGGTGTTGTGTCAGGGCATGACCACCAGGGAGAGTCATGTTTTGTTTTGCTGGACTGGAGAGCAGTCAATGTTAGCTTTCAATTGAAACGTAATAAATCATTTTAGATCAATCAGTCAATTATTTTTCCTATATACCAATATATTCCAAAAACTATCACCTACCGAAAATGACGTCCAGTTAGATCATATCAAACAGGGGTCTTACCTTTGAAAGTGTATGGTAGTTCTGCTTTAGCTGCCTCTGCTTgggccttcctctcctcctcactcagctGAGATTTGGTTGCAGGCACttcatccttctcctcctcctcctcctcctcctctcctccctcactctcctgctcagagtccaggtctgagtGGCTATCCTCGCCACTGCCCTCCTCTCCACCAGATTCCTCCTCaccactctctccatcctcctcctccccgtcatcCCCCTCTATCTTTGCTCCTTCCTCATTTATGTTCCATTTCCCATCCTATAGAGGGAGAACGAGAAAATTATGAATTTTGTTATCTGCTCTTCTTTCAGTGAACGCCTGTAAATTTGACTGTGTCACACACTCCCctatgtatttatttggacagtgaagcttgAATATTTATTTTGGCTCTATACTctagcattttggatttgagatcaaatgttccATATGAGGGGACAGTACAGAATGGcaccttttatttgaggataTTTTCATAAATATCGGTTGGGCACAACAAAAATAAACTGCAAATGCAGTCATTGGAATATCGGACCAAATACACTTTTTACTAAAAATAATTGAATTTGTCCAAACACCtatgacaccttcaaatgggTGAACTAAACAGTAAAACCGATATGtctgaaaataccctcaaataaaaggtgacgtaggtaagcatttcacaggaAGGTCTACCtgctgtatttggcgcatgtgacaaatacaattttatttgatttagattttAGACTGTCGCctaatatgaaacatttgatctcaaataaAAAAGGATGGAATATTAGAGACAAATTAAAAATTTTAgcatcactgtccaaataaatgtGTGTGACCCTTCCTACTACTTCCTTCCATTGAGAGAGTAGCGATGATGCGATGTCTGAACTCCAAGACACAAGGTCAAATcaaaatacacacacaggcagagcCTGCTCGGTCCCTTCCCCGACAAGGCAGAGCCTGCTCGGTCCCTTCCCCGACAAGGCAGAGCCTGCTCGGTCCCTTCCCCGACAATGCAGAACCTGCTCGGTCCCTTCCCCGACTAGGCAGAGCCTGCTCGGTCCCTTCCCCGACAGCGCAGAGCCTGCTCGGTCCCTTCCCCGACAAGGCAGAGCCTGCTCGGTCCCTTCCCCGACAAGGCAGAGCCTGCTCGGTCCCTTCCCCGACAAGGCAGAGCCTGCTCGGTCCCTTCCCCGACAAGGCAGAGCCTGCTCGGTCCCTTCCCCGACAAGGCAGAGCCTGCTCGGTCCCTTCCCCGACAAGGCAGAGCCTGCTCGGTCCCTTCCCCGACAAGGCAGAGCCTGCTCGGTCCCTTCCCCGACAAGGCAGAGCCTGCTCGGTCCCTTCCCCGACAAGGCAGAGCCTGCTCGGTCCCTTACCTGATAGGCCAGAGTCGGTTTGTCGTCACCATCGAGGATGAAGCCGTCGTTGAGGTCGTCAGCTGACATGTGAGCCTGGGTCTTGGTGCAGTCTTCTACTACATCTCCCATCATCCTCCTCAGCCTGTCAGCCTGGGGCAAGGGTCAAACCACAGAAAGGAAACAGCTTCAGTACAGTAGACAGGTCAAACCACACAGAGGGACAAACTGTCAGTGTATCAATAGTTAACATCCTTCCCTTTCTCAAGGCCTTTTCGATATGATTACTGTCTGACAGGTCAGGTGAAAGCAGACCCATTAGCCATCAATGGTCATAAAGAAAGAATTACAAGGAAATGGTGTTGAGACACATCCATACCTCTAGTTTCTGCAGGCGTTCCCTTTCTTCCCTGGCCACTTCCTCTGGAGTCTTCATCTTCTCAGATGGTTGAGCCTTCATCTCAAAGCCCAGCTCTCGCACCATCATGTCATATTCATCCAGCTGGAACATACAAGGGAAGAGACAAAGATGAatatgtgtttgtgaccaatacaatttgatttgagttgagaCAAAGTGTTTTTTCCTTGGGGCACAATAATTGTACTTATCCGAGTTCATCTCACTGAGATAAGGTCTCCTGGAAACATTTTAATTTAACCTTGATGTACACAGGTTAGACTCAATAAGATACAAATTATATTTTGTATGAGGGACATGTTTGACTTAGTGGATAATCAATTAAAAGTTCCATTGGAAGCATGTCCTGTTCTTTTACCTTGGGTTTGTCTTCCTCCTCCAGTCTGTCAGCCTTGGGGGCATTCTTGTGAGCCAGCAGCCCCTGAATGCTTTTCCAGTCCTGGTCCAGCTTCTCCGTCAGCACCTGGGACTCCTCCTTCTggttctgcctctccctctgagGACAACCAACAGACCTGTCAGGCATCTGATCTCACCTCAGACACCCGTAGAGCTATTGCTAGTACTGAAAAAGTTAAAATACCTGGTGGACCACACTATACAACCAAGTCAAGACGAAGGGTATTAAACCCCTCCTAAAAAGGAAGAAAATGCAGCACACTGATAACCTTGGGATGCTCCCCAAACAATTGAATGGACCTCCCACCAACGTTTCAGTGAATAAACCTTAATACCATTCCTAGTGTGTCTTAAGACATTAAGGCACATCCTAGAATGAGACTAGAGGAAGTGACGCTCACCTTCTCTTGTTTCGACTTGAGGATGAGCTCCTCTATGAGTTCCTGTCTGGACTTGGCTCTCTGGTTCCCCCCGTTATCCTTCTCCCCTTGGGTCTTCCTCCTCAGCAGACCGCCTCCCCCGAAGTGGGATGCAGTCAGCTCAGCTGGAGGAAAGATGGATGAGAAAATAGTCCTTGTTATGGTCACTACTTCAACAGGTGTCACCAATAGTTTTTACAGACAAATACTTAGCCAATGTACATCTTTATGTTCTCGCCACCACCTGCAGGCTTTCCCTACTCCCCCTTATttttctctcactttccctcactccttctctccctagtCTACAGCTCCCCCCAATTTGGTGAAGACTGGGGCCGTTGTGTCTCACCTGAGAGCACTCCTTTCTCATCTGCATCATCGTcgctgtccaccatgtcgttgagCTTCTCCATCTCAGACAGAGACTGGCCATAATGGGTCAACTCCTCTTCCTCATTCAGGTTATACATGTCCTTCTTGTCTTGGGTACGCTGAAGGGGGACAACATCAAGAGAGGACCATGTTAAGTTATGGAATACGGTACATCTTTATACAATACACATGTATTTGTCCAAATGTTACATTGGAAATGAGTCTTCTCCTCTGGTCTCAACCCACCCACATAACACACAGATTTGAGAGGAGCACAGGGCCAGCCAAAGTGCAGCTACCCAGACTCTAGTTTAATGAATTATTTTATAGTGGACATGCTGTAAATCGACAATGGTAGGGCTGGGGTGGGCAAACGTCTTGGCTCAAGGGCCACATTGGGATTTCGAAAATCAACAAAGGGACGCACAGATTTGTTAAAAAATATGTCCAATTTGCGGGGCAGAAAATATATAAATCCATTATAATTTCAACATTTTGGGGGGGGGTTTACTTTTAAAATGAACAGTGTGTCCCATTGAGACCAATGTTTCTTTTGCAAGGGAGCCCTGCCAGCCACAGACCTTAGTTTGCCCACTCCCGTTGAAGGAGTTAGTGGGGCGAAGTGAGATACTGTATGTCTGTCCGTATTGATCTCACCTGTCTTTCCATCGAAAACCTCTGAAGGATCTTCTCCTCTGGGTCCATCTTGGTGTCATATTCACCAAACCGTTTGTCTATGAACTTATTGGCCTTGTCCTTTGTCTTATATTCCTTCAGCAGGGTCTCTTTTCGCTGGGGGAAGAAATTCATATGTTATAAGCATAATATCTACACTGGCACAATAATAAATATAATCAAAGAAACATGATAACACACGTTGCAAACCACTCTAGCtgtgatttgacacacacacatatatatatatctttttttttttttacctttatttaactaggcaagtcagttaataacgaattcttattttcaatgacagcctaggaactgtgggttaactgcctgttcaggggcagaacgacagatttgtaccttgtcagctcggggatttgaacttgcaaccttccggttactagtccaacgctctaaccactaggctaccgccCCTGTAAAGCTTACCGTATGCTTCCCAGTCAAAACAGTTCACACATACATTACTACATTTAGTTGATATGGGCTGCTAACAGGAATGACTTTCAGCTCAAAAAAGCAGGTGTAAAATGCTGTTCATTTCTGTATCATGCATTTTGAAAATGCATCACAGTTTATGGCTGTAATGGCAGGCTACACTTGCACAGCGATTGTGCGCGTGCATTCTCCCTGTGCGCACAAGTATGTGCATGCGCAGGGGGAGTAAGCTTGGATCCACTCCTTTTTGGGGGTCGTGGGTAAAAACGTTTGAGAACCACTGAGCAAGCGAACAGATTGCTGATTTGCTGTAAGATTGGGTGGAGAGCAAATGTCATACATGAGAGGATTGTCATACATAAATATCTATCTCCAAAAATGGTTCAGTGAACAATAATTGTTATCGTTTACTTTGCAAGCTcacataataactacaacctaaaacttcttacctgggaa belongs to Oncorhynchus keta strain PuntledgeMale-10-30-2019 chromosome 9, Oket_V2, whole genome shotgun sequence and includes:
- the nop14 gene encoding nucleolar protein 14 — its product is MGKPPKKKNLADKVRKTKTSTEIKNNPFEVKINRKKFDILGRKSKHDVGLPGVSRSKAINKRKETLLKEYKTKDKANKFIDKRFGEYDTKMDPEEKILQRFSMERQRTQDKKDMYNLNEEEELTHYGQSLSEMEKLNDMVDSDDDADEKGVLSAELTASHFGGGGLLRRKTQGEKDNGGNQRAKSRQELIEELILKSKQEKRERQNQKEESQVLTEKLDQDWKSIQGLLAHKNAPKADRLEEEDKPKLDEYDMMVRELGFEMKAQPSEKMKTPEEVAREERERLQKLEADRLRRMMGDVVEDCTKTQAHMSADDLNDGFILDGDDKPTLAYQDGKWNINEEGAKIEGDDGEEEDGESGEEESGGEEGSGEDSHSDLDSEQESEGGEEEEEEEEKDEVPATKSQLSEEERKAQAEAAKAELPYTFKAPESYSDLKSLLQGHPADHQCIILARTQKCNHPSLAVGNKLKLQKLFGFLLEYVGALASRSPPELSTIDKMIPQLYGLCQLFPEAASKAMQTTLVDSAHRMEDVLEVKGRAAFPQLDMLIYLKITALLFPTSDFRHPVTTPALLYISQALTKCPVMSLEDVTSGLVLCCLAVEYVSFSKRFCPELINFLLGVLHLAVQDKTSTGYSVVPPFRQNGKVSDLLVLSDPESSQTWSKKTLPLSATQTLTLTTDLDTDHYRLSAVATCMDLLKHCSSLYRELTSYSHIFQPITILLSKHLPIKTYPAALQDLHGEILATISGSLTSRPLLVFQKKKPIPLKLFTPKIVEVLDYGKKRGNTKEEREKERLNHKYKKEFKGALREIRKDTRFLAREKLNEVMGRDAERKRKVKELFGSLATQEGEWKALKRRKNSRH